DNA from Synechococcus sp. CBW1108:
TCGATGGCGGCCTTCAGTTCAGCCGAATCGGGCTCCACGTTGCTCTTGAAGCGAGCCAGCACGGCGCCGTCCTTGCCGATCAGAAACTTCTCGAAGTTCCAGGCCACCGCCCCGGCAGGTTCGGCCTGGCTGAGGCTGGTGTAGGGCTCTTCGGCCATGGTCACCTTGTCAAACAGGGTGAAATTGGCGCCATAGGTGGTGGAGCAGAACTGTTCGATCTCGGTGAGGCTGCCCGGCTCCTGGGCGCCGAAGTCGTTGCAGGGGAAACCGAGCACGGCAAAACCCTGGGGTCCATAACTGTCCTCCAGCTTCTGCAGGCCGGCGTATTGGCGGGTGAAGCCGCAGCGGCTGGCCACATTCACGATCAGCAGCACCTTCCCGGCCCAGTCCCCCAGGCTGCGCTCGCCGCCCTTGGCGTCGCGCACGGTCACCTTGCTCACTGAGATCGCCATCGGTGCTGGAGTATCGAAGTAATCGGACCCTAGCGAGCCTCCGGCGGGCAGGACCCATAAACTCAGCACTGCGGCGTCTCGGGGCCATGGGCGAGGCCAACGGGATACAGGTGGCTGAGGTGGTCGCCCAGCAGCTGGAATCCCTGCTGGAGGCTGGCAACTACGACGGTGCCAAGTTGCTGCTCGGCCCCGTGCAGGAGGTGGATGCGGCCGAGGCGATCGGCAGCCTGCCGCGCACCCTGCAGGCCCTGGCCTTTCGGCTGCTGCCCAAGGATGAGGCCATTGAGGTCTACGAATACCTCGATGCGGCGGTGCAGCAGACCCTGCTGGAGCGGTTGCGCTCCGGCGAGGTGCTGGAGCTGGTGGAGGAGATGTCCCCCGATGACCGGGTGCGGCTTTTTGATGAATTGCCGGCCAAGGTGGTGCGGCGCCTGCTGGCCGAACTAAGCCCGGCGGAACGGCGGATTACAGCCCAACTACTGGGCTATGAGGCGGAGACGGCGGGCCGGCTGATGACCACCGAATTCGTTGACCTCAAGGAGTT
Protein-coding regions in this window:
- a CDS encoding glutathione peroxidase, which codes for MAISVSKVTVRDAKGGERSLGDWAGKVLLIVNVASRCGFTRQYAGLQKLEDSYGPQGFAVLGFPCNDFGAQEPGSLTEIEQFCSTTYGANFTLFDKVTMAEEPYTSLSQAEPAGAVAWNFEKFLIGKDGAVLARFKSNVEPDSAELKAAIEAALAAA